From Arachis stenosperma cultivar V10309 chromosome 2, arast.V10309.gnm1.PFL2, whole genome shotgun sequence, one genomic window encodes:
- the LOC130962023 gene encoding uncharacterized protein LOC130962023, with protein MTGKLQLWRCIRQQVAVNRTSLFHMERFLHDGPDNVEELLDRHLVKKEKSLDDDEEELLNRRKLTSTRREALSLYRDILRASRFFMWPDSRGVLWRDVLRDNARKEFEEAKFETDPEIVIKLIVGGREAVQSALDKLANKQREQIDKERGGGG; from the coding sequence ATGACTGGAAAGCTGCAACTATGGCGATGCATACGGCAACAAGTTGCTGTAAATCGCACATCTTTGTTCCACATGGAGCGATTCTTGCACGATGGGCCTGACAATGTAGAGGAGCTTCTAGATAGGCATCTAGTGAAGAAGGAGAAGTCCCTTGACGACGATGAAGAGGAGCTCTTGAATCGGAGGAAACTCACCTCCACCCGCCGGGAAGCCCTCAGCCTCTACAGGGACATCCTCCGCGCCAGCCGGTTTTTCATGTGGCCTGATTCCAGGGGAGTCTTGTGGCGTGACGTGCTCAGAGACAACGCACGAAAGGAGTTTGAAGAGGCAAAATTTGAGACCGATCCGGAAATAGTTATCAAGTTGATTGTTGGAGGCCGTGAGGCTGTTCAGTCTGCCCTGGATAAGCTTGCTAATAAGCAAAGGGAGCAGATTGACAAGGAACGCGGCGGCGGTGGTTGA